The proteins below come from a single Odontesthes bonariensis isolate fOdoBon6 chromosome 18, fOdoBon6.hap1, whole genome shotgun sequence genomic window:
- the cited4a gene encoding cbp/p300-interacting transactivator 4a — translation MAEHMMMPMTHGFRMGMNGPPQHNGQPAIRSLPNGQVMHYGRNPQNNMEAPMRQRPNMVGPGGMGSPVNGATMASHHHQMMSGNMMYNGQGLQQQHHHMHAHQHQQQQQQQQQQQQGGHPQQYLPGNLTSQQLMASMHLQKLNTQYHGHPLGSVNGHHLPNGAQYRVGSAQFSGMQHIGGPLGLNGMDMDLIDEEVLTSLVLEFGLDRVQELPELFLGQNEFDFISDFVCKQQPSTVSC, via the coding sequence ATGGCTGAACACATGATGATGCCCATGACCCACGGATTTAGGATGGGTATGAATGGACCTCCGCAACACAATGGGCAACCTGCCATTCGCAGTCTGCCAAATGGCCAGGTGATGCACTATGGCAGGAACCCTCAGAATAACATGGAGGCACCCATGAGACAGAGACCAAATATGGTGGGACCTGGAGGGATGGGCAGTCCTGTGAATGGAGCTACCATGGCCAGCCACCACCACCAAATGATGTCTGGGAACATGATGTACAATGGCCAGGGCCTGCAGCAACAGCACCACCACATGCACGCccatcagcaccagcagcagcagcagcaacagcagcagcagcagcagggtggACACCCACAGCAGTACCTTCCCGGTAACCTCACCTCCCAGCAGCTCATGGCAAGCATGCACCTGCAGAAACTCAACACTCAGTATCATGGACACCCATTGGGCTCAGTCAATGGCCACCATCTGCCCAATGGTGCACAGTACCGAGTGGGCTCGGCCCAGTTTTCAGGCATGCAGCATATTGGTGGGCCTTTGGGGCTAAATGGAATGGACATGGATCTGATTGATGAGGAGGTTCTGACATCACTGGTGTTGGAGTTTGGTTTGGACCGTGTTCAGGAGCTGCCCGAGCTTTTCCTGGGACAGAATGAGTTCGACTTCATATCGGATTTTGTGTGCAAACAGCAGCCGAGCACGGTGAGCTGTTGA